The nucleotide sequence TGGGCAGTCGATCGCACTCTGTTGCTGCAGCGCGAGATCGAAGAGGCTTACCGCGAGTACCGCTTCTGGAATGTCTATTCCAAAGTGCATAACTTCTGCGTGCAGGAGCTGGGTGGCTTCTACCTCGACATCATCAAGGATCGCCAATACACCACTGCAGCCGACAGCGTCGCGCGGCGTTCCTGCCAAACCGCGCTGTTCCACATCGCCGAGGCGCTGGTGCGCTGGGTGGCGCCGATCCTGGCTTTCACCGCCGACGAGCTGTGGCAGTACCTGCCGGGCGAGCGCAACGAATCGGTGATGTTGAACACTTGGTACGAAGGGCTTAGCGCGTTGCCCCAGGGCTTCGAGCTGGATCGCGCGTTCTGGGAGCAGGTCATGGCGGTCAAGACTGCCGTCAACAAGGAGCTGGAAAACCAGCGCGCCGCCAAGCTGATCGGCGGCAATCTACAGGCGGAAGTCACCTTGTTCGTCGAAGAGGCGCTGGCTACCCAGCTGGCCAAGCTAGGCGATGAGCTGCGCTTCGTACTAATTACCTCCACGGCCACCCTCGCGCCGCTGAGCGCGGCGCCGGACGATGCGGTCGCGACCGAACTGCCTACGCTCAAGCTCAAGGTGGTCAAGTCGGGGCACGTCAAGTGCGGGCGTTGCTGGCATCACCGTGCAGATGTCGGGGTGAATTCGGAGCATCCGGAAATCTGCGGACGTTGCGTCGACAATATCAGCGGTTCCGGCGAGGTCCGCCACTATGCTTGAGGCGAGCCGCTTCGGCCGACTGGCCTGGCTGTGGCTGAGCGTCCTGGTGTTCGTGCTTGACCAGGCCAGCAAGCTGTATTTCGAAGGCGCGCTGAGCCTGTACCAGCAAATCGTGGTCATCCCTGACTACTTCAGCTGGACCCTGGCGTATAACACCGGCGCTGCATTCAGCTTCTTGGCCGACAGTTCGGGCTGGCAGCGCTGGCTGTTCGCCCTGATCGCCATTGTGGTCAGTGGGGTGCTGGTGGTCTGGCTCAAGCGCCTGAAAGCCGACGAGACCTGGCTAGCCATTGCCCTAGCGTTGGTGCTCGGTGGCGCGTTGGGTAATCTGTTCGACCGCATCGCCTATGGGCATGTCATCGACTTCATCCTGGTGCACTGGCGCCATCAGTATTACTTCCCGGCATTCAATTTGGCCGATAGCGCCATCACTGTTGGTGCGGTGATGCTGGCGCTGGATATGTTCAAGACCAAGAAATCCGGAGAACCCGTTCATGACTGAGCTGCGTATCGGTCCGGACAAGGAAGTCACCTTGCATTTCGCCCTTAGCCTGGAGTCGGGTGATGTGGTGGATAGCACCTTTGAAAAACAGCCAGCCACTTTCAAAGTCGGTGATGGCAATCTCTTACCCGGCTTTGAGCACGCCTTGTTCGGGCTCAAGGCCGGCGACAAGCGCACGTTGCAGGTCGAGCCGGAGAATGCGTTCGGCCAACCCAATCCGCAGAACATCCAGGTGATGCCGCGCAGCCAGTTCCAAGATATGGAGCTGTCGGAAGGCTTGCTGGTGATTTTCAATGATGCGGCAAATGCCGAGCTGCCCGGCATGGTCAAGTCGTTCGACGACGCCCAGGTGACCGTCGACTTTAATCATCCGCTGGCCGGCAAGACGTTGAGCTTTGAAGTGCAGATCATCGACGTCAAAGCGGCCTGATCCTGATTAGAAGTAGGATGGGTTGAGCGAAGCGATACCCATCGCCCTGATCAAGCGCTGTCGCTGTCTGTAGCCCGGATGCAATCCGGGTCGCCCGCAACCCCGGATTGCATCCGGACTACCGGCCTAGAGCTGGACGAGGTAATCCGCCCATGCAAATCAAACTCGCCAACCCCCGCGGCTTCTGCGCCGGCGTCGATCGCGCGATCGAAATCGTCAACCGCGCGCTGGAAGTCTTCGGTCCGCCGATCTATGTGCGCCATGAAGTGGTACACAACAAATTTGTGGTCGAGGATCTACGTGCCCGCGGGGCGGTTTTCGTTGAAGAGCTGGATCAGGTGCCGGACAACGTCATCGTCATCTTTAGCGCCCACGGTGTTTCCCAGGCCGTGCGCAAAGAGGCGGAAACCCGTGGTTTGAAGGTGTTCGACGCGACCTGTCCGCTGGTGACCAAGGTACACATGGAAGTCGCGCGCTACAGCCGCGACGGTCGTGAGTGCATCCTTATCGGCCATGAAGGCCATCCCGAGGTCGAGGGCACCATGGGCCAGTACGATACCCGCAATGGCGGGGCGATCTATCTGGTGGAAGACGAGGAGGACGTTGAGCGCTTGCAAGTGCGCAATCCCGAATCACTGGCCTTCGTCACTCAGACGACGCTATCGATGGACGACACCAGTCGGGTGATCGATGCCTTGCGCAGCAAGTTCCCCAGCATCGGTGGTCCGCGCAAGGACGACATTTGCTACGCCACCCAGAACCGCCAGGATGCGGTCAAGCAGCTGGCCAGTGAGTGCGACTTGGTGCTCGTGGTCGGCAGTCCCAACAGCTCCAACTCCAACCGTCTGCGAGAACTCGCCGAACGCATCGGCACTCCGGCCTACTTGATCGACGGTGCCGATGACCTGCAGCGTGTGTGGTTCGACGCCGCCGCTCGCATTGGTATCACTGCAGGCGCTTCCGCGCCGGAAGTGCTGGTGCGTGGTGTGGTCGAGCGGCTGCGTGAATGGGGGGCTGTTGGCGCGGAAGAGCTAGATGGGCGGCCGGAGAATGTGACGTTCTCGATGCCGAAGGAGTTGCGGGTGAAGGCGATTTAACTAGGGGTAGTAGTCGGTTGAAATCGCTTTATCGGATTAAAAGGCTCACTTCCTGAGTTTGGGAGGTGAGCCTTTTTGCTGTGGACTACTTCCAGCAGTCAGTGGCTGATCCGCTGCCCGTTTCGCCTTTTGTACCCGCCTGATTCAAACTGAGATTGCCGCATTTACTATCTGTTCTCTGGGCGGTTGCCGTTAATGTGTATGCGGTGGCGGATGCATTGCTGATGCTCAGTACATAGAGGGTGTTGGCAGAGTTAGCGCTGCTATAGCCGAGCTTTGCAGTGGTATCCGCATAGGTATTGTTTTGTGCGTAATAGCGCTCTTGTCTGGCGGCTGCATCGTTAAGCAATGCTTGGCCTTCGGTGCGGTTACCACGCAATACGTACTCCTGATAACTGGGGTAGGCAATGGCGGCCAAGATGCCGATTATCGCGACCGTGATCATCATTTCGATCAAGGTAAAACCGCGTGTGGAATTTGGCTTTATAGTCATATTGATGCCTCTGTTATTCGATCACACGCCAGCTTTGTCGGCCTGAAGAGTTTGGGCCGCCACTGTATTTCATGCCCACTCCATCTGGAGAGGTAAATATCTCTCCATTGTTGGTAGTAAAGCCGCCCGACCCTTTCTTCTTGTAGCTGCTAACTACGGTGTCTACACCACTACTCAATACGCTATCTCCAGACCCGATTGTTTTACTGTTATCAAGGTCAAATACGTTGAATTTTGTGCGTCCGCCTGTGTAGGGGTCTATGCCGTACTGCCAAGAACCCACGCCTTCCGAGCAAGGGTCGGGGTTGGGTGTAATAGTGTTTAGTAGCAGGGTTTGGCCGCGGGTTGCCATCGGGTTAATCAGCATTTCTCCAGCGTTACTCCCTGTTGTTACCTTGAAGTCGAGCAACCAGCCCCACTTGTTCACATCATTGTCGGTAGTGGTCGTCCTGCCTGCCGTGTACCACTCGAATGGGTCCTGACTGATCAGGCGAATGCCGTCTACGGCATTATTGCTGGCAAAGGCGTTGGCTGGTTGCTCGGTAATCCTCTGTGCTTGGAGATTGGATCTATTTAGTGGAGTGCTCCGAGCTGCGGTGATTTGGCCTTTGGTTTGTCGATCCCATATGCCATAGAGAGTAAAGGCCCTGGCCGTGTCTGCGGTGCCGTCGGCGGTTTCAAAGTACTTGCCGGTGCCGAAAATCACTAAATAACCTATCCCGCTAGGGTGGCGAACCAGGGACGGCGGGGCACTGATGGCTTGTGTGGTGGCAGTACCGGAGGCACGACCATCGTAGGCGGTGTACAGCGGGCTGCCACCGTAGGAGATAGCAAAGGTGTTGGCATTGATAGTGCCGATCGCGCTTTTCAGGAAAGGGTCTGGGGCTGCGGGGGTGGCGCTAGTCGTTACCAAGTCAAAACGCCACATATTGCCTTGCAGGTCGCCGGCATAAGCATAATCAGCGATGCCGTCACTGTTGTTATCAGCCAGTTTGACGCTGGATAGCCCGTTCGGCAGAGCGGTGTTGCCGGGCACGACCAGCTCTCTCTGAAGGGCGCCAGTTTGAATGTCAAAAATCATTAGGGATGCTTTATCTACAGTAGAGCCGGCTTGGTTGCCGTAACCGTTTCCCGTTACCACGGCCCATTTGCCAGTATGCAGTCTGGCTATAACCGGTTGTGGAAAGGTGTAGCCAAGATTGGTCAGATCGGCCGCGGGGGTAGTGTCATCAAAGCTGCGCTCCCAGAGCAGTGTGATTGCCGTGGGGTTGGTGATGTCTAGGGCAAACAGCGAGCGGCCTCCCGCGCGCAGTGTGCCGATCAGCACGGTGTGCCAGGCGCCACCAAAGAAAACATCATTCACGACCGGGGTGCCGTCCACAAAAAAACGGTGATTGGCAGCGTAATTTTGCGCGGGCAGTCGGTAGAGATTTTTTAACACCGCAGTAGGCACGAACGCGAACACTTCGTCGCCGGTATTGGCGTTAAAACCATGCAGCATGCCGTCATTGGCACCGACATAGACCATTGGTGTGCGGGGTGGGTTGGCTCCATCAGCGCGTTGAGCGGTTTTGAATGCGCTGTAATTGTTGGCATCGGTAGCGGAGAGGCCTTCGATACTGTCCGCCAGATAGCTCACGTATTTAGGCGTGGCAACGATGACTGGTGCGGAGTTGATGATGTCACCGAGCACGCTGCTGCGTTCGCGGAACTGACCGGCTGCAGTGCCTTCGTTACTTTGATCGCCGCGGATATAAAGCAACCGCGCTGCACCATTGCTGTCGGTGTTCGGCGTAGCCGTACTGTCATTATTGATATTGAGCAGGGCCTGTTGGGTGGGGCTGAGGTTGTCCCAGGTGAAGTTCGTGAGCTTGCTGCTGGCCGTACTGCTGAACATCTTTATCGTGCGGTTCGACGCAGTTTGATTGGCGATTCGGGCTCTGACGTTCCAGGCTGCAGTGCGGGTTCCGCTCGCGCTAATGGTGTACTTGGAGAGGTTACCGCTCCAGTCATCGCTGTCGAGTTGGGTCTCATAGACATCACGGGTCAGTACGTCGTTGACTACCGAGGCGGTGACCCCGGGGGCGCCGGCGGAGGCGACCCCGCCGTTGATGCGGGCAAGAATTTCGGCAAAGGCGGTGATGATGCTGGAGGGGTTGTCGGCACTGAAAAACTTGCCGCGCGAGTTAATCGCCGCATGCCAGAGATCGTAAACGTTGTTAGCGCTGTCGTCTGATGCTGGCGGCCAGGCGGTGCCGTTTACTAGCGCGTTGTAACCTGCGCCGCCGAAGGTGTCTCCGCTCCAGGCCAGGCCGGGTTGTTGCAGTGATTCGGTCAGGCCGAGGCCGATGGTGAAGGTGCTCAGGTGTTGCCAGGTGGCCGGGTCGTTTTTCGGGTTCCAAAATTGAGTAGTCGCATTTGTATCTGTCACGGGTATATAGGCTTTTACCGTGTTAGCCAGTGCTCTGGCATCGCTTGCCCAGTAGTGGAAGGCGAGGTCGGCAAGGGTCTGGGTAGTGGCGTCAGCGAACGGACGTTGTTGGCCGTAATCGATGCTGCCGGGAAGGTCTGCGTTGGCGCCATCGTGCATGAAGGTGCCGCTGGGGGATGGGAACGACACGGGGTTTTCGTTCCATCTACCGTCCGTCATCAATATGTGGTAGTTAGCGCGGCAGGCATATTGGGTGCCTGTCACTGTGGCGCCGGTGGCGCCGGTGGTGGTATTTAGCGGATGCGGGTTTTCTGCCCAGGCATTGTCTGTGCGAGTAAACTCACCGGCGCGCTGCACGGCGGCGCGCAAGGGCGTGTATTGATCAAATTTAAAACTAGTTAACCAGCTAAAAAAGTTGCCGCGATGCTGAGCGGTAAATTTACGCAAATAGTTGGCAATGTTACTGCAGCTAGAACTAGAACCAGATGAGTCAAGAATGATGCAAGAACTAGAGCCTGATGTACCGCCAAGGTTTTGCCAGGTTAAGCGTACATTGGGGTCCAGCGTGTCGAAGGCCAGGTTGGCGGCGCTGAGCGTGGCCAGTGCGCGGGTGCGATAAAAGGAGTACCAGCGGGAAAAGTTTAGCCGCTCATCAGTGCCGGCTAGGAGGTCGTCGGCGCGTACTTGGCCGGAGGTGGCACTGACGTTAACCAATTTGTAACAGTTGTCGTCGTTTATTCTGTTGGAAATAACGGATGTGCAGTTAGTTTGGCTAGTGTCATAAACATAATAATAAGCCGGAACCCCCGCCGCCGGTTTGCGCCTGTCGTTAGTGGTGATGGTGTAGACGTTGTTGTTGGTGTTTCTTGAGCAAGTCACTGTTTGGTTGTTGAGCGGGGTGGTTATTACCGCCGTGCATGCGGTGCCAGTGCTACTGTCGCGTCTAACAGTAAAGACAACATTGTTAACTGTGTAGGGTGTGGAAGTGCTGCCGTTGCTTTGGGTGTTGGTTACCGTTGTAGTGAAGTAAAAGTCTGGTTCCGGATTCGCAGCTAGCCTTGTATTTGAAAGGCTGGGGCCGTAATCAGTAGTGTTGACGTAGGTGCTCGGAAGAGCGGTTTCCCAAGCGGAATCCCAGCTCACCTTGTAGCTGGTTTCCAAGTTGAGAGTGCCGGTAGTAGTGTTGGCAAGGAAGCCATTGTTTTGGGCAGCGGTAAAGCTTGTACTGTAAGGCGTGGCTGCCTCACTGCCGTTGGCGGCGATCTTGAGCGGTAACTTGTAGGTTACTGCCGGGTCGTAGTACATGGGGTTGAATGTATTGGATTTTGCTCTGCGACTGGCAAAGGTATTGCCGATTGTGTCGGGCGCGTATGCAAGCCGCATGCTACCGGAGTTATCAAGGGTCAATATGAGGTTGGGGGCCACACTGGGGGTTAGGATCAGTGGCGCATTGGCTGGGTTTAATTGGGTCGCATCAGCAGGCGCCATCGCGCTCATGAGCAGGGCGGAGACCAGCAAACTTTGCGTAGTTTTCCCGTAAAAACCTAGAGTTCTCATGGTTAGTTTCCGTTATCGAAAAGTTTTGCGGTGGTCGAGCGCAGATTGTGAACATTGCTGGTCGAGTTGTTGACTGCCTGGCTGTTGACTTCATAGCGAAAGGTGCCAGTTGCTCCGAGCATGGAGCCGTACTCTGGGTTTTCTGCCTCGCCATCCCCCCCTCCGGAGGGCGCCGGCATGGCATACCAGTTGATGGTGGTATTGCTGTTCGCTTGGGTGCCGTTCTTGGGGTGGTAAGGGCGGTATTTGCCGGCAGTGGCGAACTGTAGGGTATAGGTGTAAGCGTTATTTATTAAGTTGAGCAGGCAGGGCGGCTGTGCGTTGGCATCGACCGCAGCGCAACTGCTTGTTGGTTCCAGCGGTGTAATTGAGGCGACCACACTGGCTTCGCCGTCGCGAAGGCCTGATTCGGCGCTGTTGGCAAGTCGCTGTTGCTCGATATAGTTCCCGGTAATGCGCGACTCCAGGGTGACTTCACGGGCGCTGGAGAGTGCAAGCAGGGTGACTACCAATAAAATTATCAGAGCGATAAATAGCGAGGCGCCTTGTTGTTTTTTATAGGGGCTTAAGTGCTTGTTAAGAGGCTTTGTACTCATGGCATACGATTCCTTAACATTACCGTGTTTTGCGATACTTGATAAATTTGGCCGCTGTCGAGAGCTTTCATAGCGGTAACCTCTGCAGCGGTTGCGCCGGTAAGGTCTTTCCAATTCAGTAGTGCGGTATCAATGCTTACGGCCTCGCGTAAATTAATACTGCTGCTGCGCAGCAGGATTGTGTAGCGAATAGCTAGGACAGGTTGATTTGTGCCTGGGGAGGTTTTGATATAGCTATTTATTGCCTGGGGGGTCGTGGCGCTGCCTACGCCGTACTCAAAGCGCAAGTCAAGTACGCCACTAATTAGTGCTGCGGTAGTGCTGCCACGAGTACAGGTCAGCTCGTTAGCGCTATTAATGGATAGTTTTTCAGAAAATATTTCAGTGGCCTTGGTGTAGGGGGTTGTGAAGTTTGCGGCGGTCGTTACGGTGTTGCCCAGACAGTCCCGGTCTGTAGCGTCTTTAGGCTGGTAGCGAATGCATATTGAGTTTGCACTATCGCGCTTTACTGTTTCCCCTGCCGAGAATGTGCATCCTGAAACAGTCGCGGCCGGGAATGCACCCTCTATGGATTCGTCTGGCCGCCGGCGATAACCGGCTCTGCCCAATTCTTGCTGTAGAAATAACGATGCAAAACGGCTGCCTTCTTGGTTCTCGGCTAGATTTTGCTGAAATGAGTAGCTTTTCTTGTTGTCGATGTAAATTTGGGTGACGCCAATAATCAAGAAGCTGCTGATGGCCATCGCGACCATGAGCTCTATCAGGGATAGTCCGAATTGGCTTTTGTAGTTGTTCATATGGGCACCCTAAATATCTGAACGCAAACGGTAGTGGCAAGTGGTGCTAGTACTGTCGTTCGAGTTGCTGCTGTCCATGCAGTCGCCCGCCTTTACCTTCCAGGCCAGCTGAATCTCTACTGCTGAGCCCGCGTTTGCTGAGCAGGTGCCAGGGCTTGTTGTGCGGCAAACATAAAAGTCGCTGGTTAGCAGGCTGGTTGTGACGCCGGGTAGGAGCTTGCCAGCCTTTTGCGCCCAACAGGCGAGTTGCTCTTGGGGGGATTGTGGAGTGCCGCCGCAGCCGGCAGTTGGCACCGCGGGGAAGGCTACGGCTGCCGCCTTGTAGAACCCGGATGAGGCTGGAAGCCCTGCGGGTTGGGCGCGGATTAATTCAAGTAGGTCATTTGCCAATGCGGCGGCGGCGTTGCGCTGGATGGAATCCTGGGTGTACTGAATAGTTCGGCTCTGCATGGCCACCATGCCGAGAACGCCAATGCTGACCAGAAGTAAGGTGATTAAAACCTCGACCATGCTAAAGCCTTGAGTGCTTTTCATCGTTGTACTCACGGTGTGCAAGAAGTTAGTGATGCGCCGGTTTCGTCCATGCCTTTATTCGAAACACGAATGTGACCGCTGTTATTAACCTTTATCTTGTAACCAGCTGCGGCGTCTGTACCGTTGCAGATGATGATACTTGGGCTGTTGCTGGTCGTACCGTTGGAGTTGAACGTCATCGGCATGGCGCTACTGCTCGCGGCAATATTGATGCCGGTTGGTGTTTCTAAGCTACGCAGTTCGATGGTGGAGGTGCAGGCGTTGCCTTTTTTAACTATCCAGGTCCCGCTGTTTAAGCAAAGGATATAAGTCGTGTTGTTTTGCACTGCTGTGCTGCGAGCGAATTGCAGCAAGCTGGACAGTTCGTTACTGGCGCTTTGCACTCTGTTGTTATTGATAAAGCTGGTGAAGCTGGGTACGGCAATGGCCGCAAAAATTGCCAACAGAACGATGGTTATCATCAGTTCTATCAGGGTGAAACCATCCATCCCGTTTGTACGCACCATCAAAAAACCCTCGAAGTGTGGCAGTGTTGATAATGCTTTGGGGCCTCGGTGTTGTCCCGAACAGGGGGATGGCCGGAGTCGAATACGCGATAGCTGGTAAGATGGCGTGAATTTGCTCGCCGGTGCGGTCACTCACAAGCATGTCGTCCCTATATCTTGTGTGGTCTCCAAGCCATTCACCCGTCTCAGTCGGCCCTGACGATTGAGCACGACCTGCAAAATGACCTGGTCATTTCGATCACATAGATAGAATCGGCCATTACCCAAGGGCGCTGTGCCGTTTTCGTGGAAGCGGATGCGAGGGGTGAACCCTGCCCAGCGCAGATGATCTTGCGCGGAAAGCCTGTGTTGGGTAATGAGCTGGCCGGTGTCGCAATAACGCAATAGCCAGCCGGATTGCCAGCTATCGTCACAGTCCTGGCCGTTGCTGGAGCCGCAAACTTCGACATCGCGGTTGTGCAGCACGCTGCTGGTCCGGGCTTGATAAAGCTGGGTGTAAAGCAGGTTATGTAGGCTTTGGGTGCGGTTGAGTTCGATCCACCGGCTGAAGTTTGGCAGGGTTATGGATATGAACAGTGAAAGTAGCGTTAGAGCGCAGAGTAGTTCGATAAGGCTGAATGCCTTATGGGGCTTGGGTAGCATGAGCTAAGCATCCTTTGCTTGTGGGTAGCCTTCCTGGCTGGCCCTCTGTATTAGTTGAGGCGAGTTTTTTGTCAAACCCGCGCTGTGTTTAGGCGTTGGTTGTGTGATCGATACAACTTTTTGGAGCGGTTTTAGTGGTTTCTCTGGCGAGTAAGGGTGAGCAAGCTGGTTTTTTGGTCGTGGGCGGCGGTGCTATTGGCCTGTTGAGTGCTTTTCTGCTGGCGTCGCAGGGACAGTCGGTAGTTTTGTTGGAGCGCCAGTTAGCCGGCCAAGAGGCCTCCTGGGCCGGTGGCGGAATCGTCTCGCCGTTGTATCCGTGGCGCTATAGCCAGGCGGTGACAGCGTTGGCGCATTGGTCGCAGGATTTCTATCCGCAGTTAGGCGCGCAATTGATGGCGGAGACCGGGGTCGATCCGGAGGTGTATGTCACCGGGTTGTATTGGCTGGATCTGGATGACGAGGCCGAGGCGCTGGCTTGGGCGCGGCGTGAGGGGCGGCCGTTGGTGGCGGTGGGGATCGAGGAGGCGTATCGCGCGGTGCCGGTGCTGGGGACGGGCTTTACACGGGCGGTGCATATGGCCGGGGTGGCCAACGTGCGCAATCCGCGCTTGACCCGGGCGCTGCGTGAGGCGCTGTTGCGCATGCCCAACGTGACGCTGCATGAGCATTGCGCGGTGAGTGGTTTTATTCGCGACGGGCAGCGCGTCGTTGGCGTGCATACCGAGGCTGGTGAGATTCGTGCGGAGCGGGTAGTGGTCGCGGCGGGGGCCTGGAGTGGCGAGTTGCTGGCGGGGCTGGGGGTCGAGTTGCCGGTCGAGCCGGTGAAAGGGCAGATGATCCTCTTTAAATGCGCCGAAGATTTCCTGCCGAGCATGGTGCTGGCCAAGGGGCGTTATGCGATCCCGCGCAGGGATGGCCATGTTCTGGTCGGTAGCACCTTGGAGCATGCTGGGTTCGACAAGACCCCGACCGAGGTGGCGCTGGCCAGCTTGAAGGCTTCGGCTGTCGAGCTGTTGCCGGCGCTGGCCGGGGCCGAGGTGGTAAAGCATTGGGCGGGGCTGCGTCCGGGCTCGCCGGAGGGCATTCCCTTTATCGGGCCGGTGCCCGGGTATGACGGGCTGTGGCTGAACTGCGGGCATTACCGTAACGGGTTGGTCTTGGCGCCGGCGTCCTGCCGCTTGCTGGCGGACTTGATGCTGGGGCGCGAGACGATCATCGAGCCGGCGCCCTATGCACCAGCGGGGCGGCTGGGCTAGGGCGATAGGTGTTGCTGCGCCCGACCCTACAGGGCTTTTGTGGGAGCGAATTTATTGGCTATGTACCCGTTAAGTGTTGCGCCCCGCTTTTGTAGATACCGTCTTGTCACTCAGTGGGCAAGGGCCAGGCGAGCATCAAAGGGTTGGCCCGATTTCAGTACCCCATAGACGATGTGCAGCAGTTTGCGCATCGCCGCGCAGACGATCTGCTTGCCGGCTTTGCCGCGGGCTCGCAGGCGCTGTGCCAGGGCTTTGATGGCCGGATTGTGGGTCAGCGAGACGACCGCCGGCATGTACAGGCCGGTGCGCAGACGAGCCGAGCCCATGCGGGAGATGCGCACGTGGCCCTTGTGCTGACCCGACTCCTGCAGCTTCGGGTTCAATCCGGCGAACGCGGTGATCGCTCGGGCGCTCTTGAACTGCAGCGGATCGCCCAGCTCCGCCAGGAGCAGGGCGGCCGTCTGCTCGCCGATGCCATCGATGCTGACCAGCAGATCGCGCTTACCGCGCAGGTACGGATCGTCATCGATCTGTGCCCGGATGGCCTGCAGGGTCTCGGCAATCTGCTGCTCGACATGCTCCAGCACCGAGCGGATCGAGTCCTGTACGCCGGCATCCGCGACATCCAGGCGATTGCGCTCCATCTGCTCGATCTCCTTGAGATCCTGCAGGCGCCGCACCAACGCGCGCAGGCGGCGTATCGCCGGTGGCTCGGGCTGCCAGGCGCGTAACTCATCCACGTGCCGCTGGCCGTAGCTGGCCATCAGCTTGGCGTCGACCTGGTCCGTCTTGACCCGCTGCAGCTGGCTCCGGGCGTAGCTGGCAATCTGCGCGGGATTCATCACACAGACCCGGTAGCCCAGGCCATGCAGGTGCTCGGCCAGCGCCTCGTGATAGGTGCCGGTGGCCTCCATCACGATCCAGGCCCCGGGCTCGGCGTACTGCTGCAGCCACTCCTGGAGTACCCGGAAACCGGCGGCGCTGTTGGCCAGCTTGGCCTTGGTGCGGTACTTGCCATTTGCCTGCAGGGTGGCGATGTCGAAACTGTGCTTGGCGATGTTGATGCCGACGATGCTGGACATAAAGACTCCTCAGCTAATCCATTCAGGATGATCATCACTGCACCCGGCCCTACCTTGTGAATGCGAGCTCTCACCTGTGGTGGGCCCTAGATACCGTTCGGACTGTTCGAGTGAG is from Pseudomonas sp. LS44 and encodes:
- a CDS encoding GspH/FimT family pseudopilin, which translates into the protein MDGFTLIELMITIVLLAIFAAIAVPSFTSFINNNRVQSASNELSSLLQFARSTAVQNNTTYILCLNSGTWIVKKGNACTSTIELRSLETPTGINIAASSSAMPMTFNSNGTTSNSPSIIICNGTDAAAGYKIKVNNSGHIRVSNKGMDETGASLTSCTP
- the thiO gene encoding glycine oxidase ThiO, with protein sequence MVVGGGAIGLLSAFLLASQGQSVVLLERQLAGQEASWAGGGIVSPLYPWRYSQAVTALAHWSQDFYPQLGAQLMAETGVDPEVYVTGLYWLDLDDEAEALAWARREGRPLVAVGIEEAYRAVPVLGTGFTRAVHMAGVANVRNPRLTRALREALLRMPNVTLHEHCAVSGFIRDGQRVVGVHTEAGEIRAERVVVAAGAWSGELLAGLGVELPVEPVKGQMILFKCAEDFLPSMVLAKGRYAIPRRDGHVLVGSTLEHAGFDKTPTEVALASLKASAVELLPALAGAEVVKHWAGLRPGSPEGIPFIGPVPGYDGLWLNCGHYRNGLVLAPASCRLLADLMLGRETIIEPAPYAPAGRLG
- a CDS encoding IS110 family transposase, whose translation is MSSIVGINIAKHSFDIATLQANGKYRTKAKLANSAAGFRVLQEWLQQYAEPGAWIVMEATGTYHEALAEHLHGLGYRVCVMNPAQIASYARSQLQRVKTDQVDAKLMASYGQRHVDELRAWQPEPPAIRRLRALVRRLQDLKEIEQMERNRLDVADAGVQDSIRSVLEHVEQQIAETLQAIRAQIDDDPYLRGKRDLLVSIDGIGEQTAALLLAELGDPLQFKSARAITAFAGLNPKLQESGQHKGHVRISRMGSARLRTGLYMPAVVSLTHNPAIKALAQRLRARGKAGKQIVCAAMRKLLHIVYGVLKSGQPFDARLALAH
- a CDS encoding GspH/FimT family pseudopilin: MLPKPHKAFSLIELLCALTLLSLFISITLPNFSRWIELNRTQSLHNLLYTQLYQARTSSVLHNRDVEVCGSSNGQDCDDSWQSGWLLRYCDTGQLITQHRLSAQDHLRWAGFTPRIRFHENGTAPLGNGRFYLCDRNDQVILQVVLNRQGRLRRVNGLETTQDIGTTCL